Proteins encoded in a region of the Longimicrobium sp. genome:
- the rplE gene encoding 50S ribosomal protein L5: MSTTENGAAARQKPRLQRYYEETARPKLRQDLGLTNVMQLPTLEKIVINVGLGEAPKNPKLLDAVVAELGQITGQKAVVTKAKKAISNFALREGSPIGAAVTLRRERMWEFLDRLVNVAMPRIRDFRGVSTRSFDGRGNYTLGVKEQLIFPEINYDKVDKIHGMDITIVTSTNRDDLALALLRELGVPFRGETPVQVNAG; this comes from the coding sequence ATGTCGACGACCGAAAACGGCGCCGCCGCGCGCCAGAAGCCGCGCCTCCAGCGCTACTACGAAGAGACGGCGCGCCCCAAGCTCCGCCAGGACCTGGGGCTCACCAACGTGATGCAGCTTCCGACGCTCGAGAAGATCGTCATCAACGTGGGGCTGGGCGAGGCGCCCAAGAACCCGAAGCTGCTGGACGCGGTGGTGGCCGAGCTGGGCCAGATCACCGGCCAGAAGGCGGTGGTGACCAAGGCCAAGAAGGCGATCTCCAACTTCGCCCTGCGCGAGGGCTCGCCCATCGGCGCGGCGGTCACGCTGCGCCGCGAGCGGATGTGGGAGTTCCTGGACCGCCTGGTGAACGTGGCGATGCCGCGCATCCGCGACTTCCGCGGCGTGTCTACCCGCTCCTTCGACGGGCGCGGCAACTACACGCTGGGCGTGAAGGAGCAGCTGATCTTTCCGGAGATCAACTACGACAAGGTGGACAAGATCCACGGGATGGACATCACCATCGTGACGTCCACCAACCGCGACGACCTGGCGCTGGCGCTGCTGCGCGAGCTGGGCGTGCCGTTCCGGGGCGAGACTCCCGTTCAGGTCAACGCGGGGTAG
- a CDS encoding type Z 30S ribosomal protein S14 has translation MARKALIERNNGKQKFAVRHRNRCNRCGRPRAVLRKFGLCRICFRQMALAGEIPGVRKASW, from the coding sequence ATGGCACGCAAGGCCCTGATCGAACGGAACAACGGCAAGCAGAAGTTCGCGGTGCGCCACCGCAACCGGTGCAACCGGTGCGGGCGCCCGCGCGCGGTGCTGCGGAAGTTCGGGCTCTGCCGCATCTGCTTCCGGCAGATGGCGCTGGCCGGGGAGATCCCCGGGGTGCGCAAGGCGAGCTGGTAA
- the rpsH gene encoding 30S ribosomal protein S8, with protein MMTDPIADMLTRIRNAGMARQRRVDMPVSKLKTEIARLLKDNAYIHDYKLLDDGKHGVLRLYLKYYQEQPIIRELKRVSKPGLRRYVGAEEIPRVRNGLGMAVLSTSRGVMTDREARAAKIGGELLAIVY; from the coding sequence ATGATGACCGACCCCATCGCCGACATGCTCACTCGTATCCGCAATGCGGGTATGGCGCGCCAGCGCCGCGTGGACATGCCGGTGTCGAAGCTGAAGACGGAGATCGCGCGGCTCCTCAAGGACAACGCGTACATCCACGACTACAAGCTGCTGGACGACGGCAAGCATGGTGTGCTTCGGCTTTACCTGAAGTACTACCAGGAGCAGCCGATCATCCGGGAGCTCAAGCGCGTCTCCAAGCCGGGGCTGCGCCGCTACGTGGGCGCGGAAGAGATCCCGCGGGTGCGCAACGGGCTGGGGATGGCCGTGCTCTCCACCTCGCGCGGGGTGATGACCGACCGCGAGGCCCGCGCCGCCAAGATCGGCGGCGAGCTCCTCGCCATCGTCTACTAA
- the rplF gene encoding 50S ribosomal protein L6 codes for MSRIGRRPIAIPSGVDVTIDGQHVRVKGPKGELARTLHREVIVRREEENILVERPSDAPTHRALHGLSRTLVANMVEGVTTGFTKTLEIVGVGYRAETKPFGLTLALGFSHPIDYKAPEGITLRAVNPTTVEISGSNKEVVGQVAAEIRSLRPPEPYKGKGVKYQGEVIRRKAGKAGGK; via the coding sequence ATGTCGCGAATCGGAAGAAGGCCGATCGCCATCCCCAGCGGGGTGGACGTTACGATCGACGGCCAGCACGTGCGCGTGAAGGGCCCCAAGGGCGAGCTCGCCCGCACGCTGCACCGCGAGGTGATCGTGCGCCGCGAGGAGGAGAACATCCTGGTGGAGCGCCCCTCGGACGCGCCCACCCACCGCGCCCTGCACGGCCTCAGCCGCACGCTGGTGGCCAACATGGTGGAGGGCGTCACCACCGGCTTCACCAAGACGCTGGAGATCGTGGGCGTGGGCTACCGCGCGGAGACCAAGCCCTTCGGGCTGACGCTCGCGCTGGGCTTTTCGCACCCGATCGACTACAAGGCGCCGGAGGGGATCACCCTGCGCGCCGTGAACCCCACCACCGTCGAGATCTCCGGGAGCAACAAGGAAGTCGTCGGCCAGGTGGCGGCCGAGATCCGCTCCCTTCGCCCTCCCGAGCCGTACAAGGGGAAGGGCGTGAAGTACCAGGGCGAGGTGATCCGCCGTAAGGCCGGGAAGGCGGGCGGCAAGTAA
- the rplR gene encoding 50S ribosomal protein L18, which yields MAKRLRIKSRRDRRERRHRRVRAKVNGTQQRPRLVVYRSLNNVEGQVVDDVAGRTLVGLSTLNSDLRAQRAEQTKTEQSRAAGRALAERAKEMGITQVVFDRGGYLYHGRVKAFAEGAREGGLEF from the coding sequence ATGGCGAAGAGACTGCGCATCAAGTCGCGCCGGGACCGCCGCGAGCGGCGTCACCGCCGCGTACGCGCCAAGGTCAACGGCACGCAGCAGCGGCCGCGGCTGGTGGTGTACCGGTCGCTCAACAACGTCGAGGGGCAGGTGGTGGACGACGTGGCGGGGAGGACCCTGGTGGGCCTTTCCACGCTGAACTCCGACCTCCGCGCCCAGCGCGCCGAGCAGACCAAGACCGAGCAGAGCCGGGCCGCGGGCCGCGCGCTCGCCGAGCGCGCCAAGGAGATGGGGATCACCCAGGTGGTCTTCGATCGCGGCGGCTACCTGTACCACGGCCGCGTCAAGGCCTTTGCCGAGGGCGCCCGCGAGGGCGGCCTCGAGTTCTGA
- the rpmD gene encoding 50S ribosomal protein L30 → MAKILIKQVKSGVGAPSKHRATLQALGLKHQRSVVKDDNSAIRGMIFQVRHLVEVSEAAEGQVTNG, encoded by the coding sequence GTGGCTAAGATCCTCATCAAGCAGGTGAAAAGCGGCGTAGGCGCGCCGAGCAAGCACCGCGCGACGCTGCAGGCGCTGGGTCTCAAGCACCAGCGCAGCGTCGTCAAGGACGACAACTCCGCGATCCGCGGCATGATCTTCCAGGTCCGCCACCTCGTAGAGGTGAGCGAGGCCGCCGAAGGGCAGGTGACCAATGGCTGA
- the rplO gene encoding 50S ribosomal protein L15, whose translation MADLSNLRAPEGSHRDTKRLGRGPGSGQGKTAGKGHKGSMARAGHSGPGGGKPGFEGGQMPLHRRLPKRGFTPLNRVEYQVVNLYQLEKLEEGSDVTPESLHAAGLVGHPRRPVKVLGTGDLTRKLNISAHRFSQSARQKIEGLGGTVQEIA comes from the coding sequence ATGGCTGACCTCAGCAACCTGCGGGCGCCGGAAGGCTCGCACCGCGACACCAAGCGCCTGGGGCGCGGCCCCGGCAGCGGCCAGGGCAAGACGGCCGGCAAGGGGCACAAGGGCTCGATGGCCCGCGCCGGCCACTCGGGCCCCGGCGGCGGCAAGCCGGGCTTCGAGGGCGGCCAGATGCCGCTCCACCGCCGGCTTCCCAAGCGCGGCTTCACCCCGCTCAACCGGGTGGAGTACCAGGTGGTGAACCTGTACCAGCTGGAGAAGCTGGAAGAGGGCTCCGACGTGACGCCCGAGTCGCTGCACGCGGCCGGGCTGGTGGGCCACCCGCGGCGCCCGGTGAAGGTGCTGGGCACGGGTGACCTCACCCGCAAGCTCAACATCTCGGCGCACCGCTTCAGCCAGAGCGCCCGCCAGAAGATCGAAGGGCTCGGCGGCACCGTGCAGGAGATCGCCTGA
- the secY gene encoding preprotein translocase subunit SecY, translated as MSNPVANLFRIPELKEKILFTLLCLAVYRTGAHVTAPGIDVNALAAYVGQLQGTAFGIYDMFVGGGLSRATVFALGIMPYISASIMFQLLATVVPSVEKMQKEGEEGRKKLTQYTRYATVVLATFQAYGYAVFVESVPGGVVYPGWGFRLSMILTLVTGAVFIMWLGEQITERGIGNGMSLMIFFSIVEGIPSALYETGRLVGLGQVRPVAIIVVVALMLATIAATVALTMAQRKIPVQIPQKVMGRGRIRQGQKSFIPLRLNMAGVMPIIFAQSIMIVPATMAQFWPNVGATRAVSDVFAVNSWPYHLAFGLLIIFFTYFYTAIIYNPVDIAENLKKQGAFVPGIKPGANTAKYIDKVMTRISLPGSLFLAAIAIIPSVILESLGVSGLNRVLGGTGLLIVVGVALDTVQQMQQHLLLRRYDGFMKKGRVKFRGRQQRFI; from the coding sequence ATGTCGAATCCCGTCGCGAACCTTTTCCGGATTCCGGAGCTGAAGGAGAAGATCCTCTTCACGCTCCTCTGCCTTGCGGTGTACCGCACGGGCGCGCACGTCACGGCTCCGGGGATCGACGTCAACGCCCTGGCGGCGTACGTCGGGCAGCTCCAGGGGACCGCGTTCGGGATCTACGACATGTTCGTCGGGGGCGGGCTCTCGCGCGCCACGGTGTTCGCCCTCGGCATCATGCCGTATATCTCGGCCAGCATCATGTTCCAGCTGCTGGCCACCGTAGTGCCCTCCGTGGAGAAGATGCAGAAGGAGGGTGAGGAGGGGCGCAAGAAGCTGACGCAGTACACCCGCTACGCCACCGTGGTGCTGGCGACGTTCCAGGCATACGGCTACGCCGTGTTCGTGGAGTCGGTGCCGGGCGGCGTGGTGTACCCGGGGTGGGGCTTCCGCCTGTCGATGATCCTGACGCTCGTCACGGGCGCCGTGTTCATCATGTGGCTGGGCGAGCAGATCACCGAGCGCGGGATCGGCAACGGGATGAGCCTGATGATCTTCTTCTCGATCGTCGAGGGGATCCCGTCGGCGCTGTACGAGACCGGACGGCTGGTGGGGCTGGGCCAGGTGCGCCCGGTGGCGATCATCGTGGTGGTGGCGCTGATGCTGGCGACCATCGCGGCGACGGTGGCGCTCACCATGGCGCAGCGCAAGATCCCGGTGCAGATCCCGCAGAAGGTGATGGGGCGCGGCCGCATTCGGCAGGGGCAGAAGTCGTTCATCCCGCTGCGGCTGAACATGGCCGGCGTGATGCCGATCATCTTCGCCCAATCGATCATGATCGTGCCGGCCACGATGGCGCAGTTCTGGCCGAACGTGGGGGCCACGCGGGCGGTGTCGGACGTCTTCGCCGTCAACTCGTGGCCGTACCACCTGGCGTTCGGCCTGCTGATCATCTTCTTCACGTACTTCTACACCGCGATCATCTACAACCCGGTGGACATCGCGGAGAACCTGAAGAAGCAGGGCGCCTTCGTGCCGGGGATCAAGCCGGGCGCCAACACGGCCAAGTACATCGACAAGGTGATGACGCGCATCTCGCTGCCGGGGTCGCTCTTCCTGGCGGCCATCGCCATCATCCCGTCGGTCATCCTGGAGTCGCTGGGCGTGTCGGGGCTGAACCGCGTACTCGGCGGTACGGGCCTCCTGATCGTGGTGGGCGTGGCGCTGGACACGGTGCAGCAGATGCAGCAGCACCTCCTGCTCCGCCGCTACGACGGCTTCATGAAGAAGGGGCGCGTCAAGTTCCGCGGACGGCAGCAGCGGTTTATCTGA
- a CDS encoding adenylate kinase — protein sequence MDLILLGAPGAGKGTQGALLAERMGVPKIATGDMLRDALRQGTTLGQEAKRYMDAGELVPDTVVLGLVREALTKPEARTGAIFDGYPRNVAQGESLAGLLDEIGRRIDAVVYIDVPEEVIVRRMSGRRTDPETGAVYHLEHAPPPAEIAERLVQRPDDREETVRNRLAIYRQTTAPLVAFYESAGVPVHHVDGTRQIEQVQGEIMELLGQ from the coding sequence ATGGATCTGATTCTCCTCGGCGCCCCCGGTGCCGGCAAGGGTACCCAGGGCGCGCTCCTCGCCGAGCGGATGGGCGTGCCCAAGATCGCCACCGGCGACATGCTGCGCGACGCGCTCCGCCAGGGCACCACCCTGGGGCAGGAGGCCAAGCGGTACATGGACGCCGGCGAGCTGGTGCCGGACACCGTGGTGCTGGGGCTGGTGCGCGAGGCGCTCACCAAGCCCGAGGCGCGGACGGGGGCCATCTTCGACGGCTACCCGCGCAACGTGGCGCAGGGCGAATCGCTGGCCGGGCTGCTGGACGAGATCGGGCGCCGCATCGACGCGGTGGTCTACATCGACGTCCCCGAGGAGGTGATCGTCCGCCGCATGAGCGGGCGCCGCACCGACCCGGAGACGGGCGCGGTCTACCACCTGGAGCACGCCCCGCCCCCGGCCGAGATCGCGGAGCGGCTGGTGCAGCGGCCGGACGACCGGGAGGAGACGGTGCGCAACCGCCTGGCCATCTACCGCCAGACGACGGCGCCGCTGGTGGCCTTTTACGAGAGCGCGGGCGTGCCCGTGCACCACGTGGACGGCACCCGGCAGATCGAGCAGGTGCAGGGCGAGATCATGGAGCTGCTGGGGCAGTGA
- the map gene encoding type I methionyl aminopeptidase: MIHLKTASEIDAIARGGAVLAALYRELPSRLEPGVTTADLDRWAEGFIRGHAGAEPAFKGLYGFPATLCISVNHEVVHGIPSVRRKLVEGDLVSVDCGVKLDGFYADAAVTLPVGEPAPEAKQLVELTRDALYKGIAEARPGNRLGDVGAAIQEVADRQGYGVVRELVGHGLGRSPHEEPQVPNFGKRGKGMKLVEGLVIAIEPMFNLGTAGVRTLPDRWTVVTADRKVSAHWEHTVAVTAEGPRILTA; this comes from the coding sequence GTGATCCACCTCAAGACGGCGTCCGAGATCGACGCGATCGCCCGCGGCGGGGCGGTGCTGGCGGCGCTGTACCGGGAGCTCCCCTCGCGGCTGGAGCCGGGGGTGACCACGGCCGACCTGGACCGCTGGGCGGAGGGGTTCATCCGCGGCCACGCGGGGGCCGAGCCGGCGTTCAAGGGGCTGTACGGCTTCCCCGCGACGCTGTGCATCTCGGTGAACCACGAGGTGGTGCACGGCATCCCCTCGGTGCGCCGCAAGCTGGTGGAGGGCGACCTGGTGTCGGTGGACTGCGGCGTCAAGCTGGACGGCTTCTACGCCGACGCCGCGGTCACGCTGCCGGTGGGCGAGCCCGCGCCGGAGGCGAAGCAGCTGGTGGAGCTCACCCGCGACGCCCTCTACAAGGGGATCGCCGAAGCCCGCCCGGGGAACCGGCTGGGAGACGTGGGGGCCGCCATCCAGGAGGTGGCGGACCGCCAGGGGTACGGCGTGGTCCGCGAGCTGGTGGGGCACGGCCTGGGCCGCAGCCCGCACGAGGAGCCGCAGGTTCCCAACTTCGGGAAGCGCGGCAAGGGGATGAAGCTGGTGGAGGGGCTGGTGATCGCCATCGAGCCCATGTTCAACCTGGGCACCGCCGGCGTCCGCACCCTCCCCGACCGCTGGACCGTGGTGACCGCCGACCGCAAGGTGTCCGCCCACTGGGAGCACACGGTGGCGGTGACGGCGGAGGGGCCCAGGATACTGACGGCGTAG
- the rpmJ gene encoding 50S ribosomal protein L36, translating to MKVRASVKPICEHCKVIRRRGVVRVICKKNPRHKQRQG from the coding sequence ATGAAGGTCCGCGCGAGCGTCAAGCCCATCTGCGAGCACTGCAAAGTGATCCGCCGGCGTGGGGTTGTCCGCGTCATCTGCAAGAAGAACCCGCGCCACAAGCAGCGGCAGGGTTAA
- the rpsM gene encoding 30S ribosomal protein S13 translates to MARIAGVDLPREKRAEIGLTYIFGIGRTLSKRILGEAGVNPDTRVHALSEDDVNRIRRVIDATYRVEGALRSEISRNIKRLMDIGSYRGLRHRRGLPVRGQRTHTNARTKKGPRRAIAGKKKPGKK, encoded by the coding sequence GTGGCCCGTATTGCCGGCGTCGATCTTCCCCGCGAGAAGCGGGCTGAGATCGGCCTCACGTACATTTTCGGGATCGGCCGCACCTTGTCGAAGAGGATTCTCGGCGAGGCGGGGGTCAACCCGGACACGCGCGTCCACGCCCTCAGCGAGGACGACGTCAACCGGATCCGCCGCGTCATCGACGCGACGTACCGGGTGGAAGGCGCGCTGCGCTCCGAGATCTCGCGCAACATCAAGCGCCTGATGGACATCGGCTCGTACCGCGGCCTGCGCCACCGCCGCGGTCTGCCCGTCCGCGGCCAGCGCACGCACACCAACGCGCGCACCAAGAAGGGGCCCCGCCGCGCCATCGCGGGGAAGAAGAAGCCCGGCAAGAAGTAA
- the rpsK gene encoding 30S ribosomal protein S11: MAKPKTAGRPKAKRNVEAEGVAHVKATFNNTLVTISDMAGNSVVWGSAGKAGFKGSKKSTPFAATVAAEQAAREALSLGMKRVHVRVQGPGSGRESAIQALAASGLGIRSIRDVTPIPHNGCRPPKKRRV; this comes from the coding sequence ATGGCAAAGCCGAAGACGGCGGGGCGCCCCAAGGCCAAGCGCAACGTCGAAGCGGAAGGAGTCGCCCACGTAAAGGCGACGTTCAATAACACCCTCGTCACCATCTCCGACATGGCGGGCAACTCCGTCGTGTGGGGGAGCGCCGGCAAGGCGGGGTTCAAGGGCTCCAAGAAGAGCACGCCGTTCGCCGCCACCGTGGCCGCCGAGCAGGCCGCCCGCGAGGCGCTGTCGCTGGGAATGAAGCGCGTGCACGTGCGCGTGCAGGGCCCCGGCAGCGGCCGCGAGTCCGCCATCCAGGCGCTCGCCGCCAGCGGGCTGGGGATCCGGTCGATCCGCGACGTGACGCCGATTCCGCACAACGGCTGCCGGCCGCCCAAGAAGCGCCGCGTGTAA
- the rpsD gene encoding 30S ribosomal protein S4 has protein sequence MARYTGPSCRLCRREGQKLFLKGTKCFTEKCPVERRPYAPGQHGQTGGGRRKKASEYAHQLREKQKVKRIYGVAERPFRNLFEKAAHAKGVTGENLLVGLESRLDNILYRMGFASTRKEARQLITHGHVQVNGHKLDIASAQVHPGDEVRIAPKSKDILPVQASLASKTKPNTVNWLAVDEGSRTGRMVSRPTRAEIPLAVQEQLIVELYSK, from the coding sequence ATGGCTCGTTACACCGGGCCTTCGTGCCGGCTTTGCCGCCGCGAAGGGCAGAAGCTGTTCCTCAAGGGCACCAAGTGCTTCACCGAGAAGTGCCCGGTGGAGCGCCGCCCCTACGCCCCCGGCCAGCACGGCCAGACGGGCGGCGGGCGCCGCAAGAAGGCCTCCGAGTACGCGCACCAGCTTCGCGAGAAGCAGAAGGTGAAGCGCATCTACGGCGTGGCCGAGCGTCCGTTCCGCAACCTGTTCGAGAAGGCCGCCCACGCCAAGGGCGTCACGGGCGAGAACCTCCTCGTGGGGCTGGAGAGCCGGCTGGACAACATCCTCTACCGGATGGGCTTCGCGTCCACCCGCAAGGAAGCCCGCCAGCTCATCACCCACGGGCACGTGCAGGTGAACGGCCACAAGCTGGACATCGCCTCCGCCCAGGTGCATCCGGGCGACGAGGTGCGGATCGCTCCCAAGAGCAAGGACATCCTGCCGGTGCAGGCGTCGCTCGCCTCCAAGACCAAGCCGAACACGGTGAACTGGCTGGCGGTGGACGAGGGCTCGCGCACCGGGCGCATGGTGTCGCGCCCCACCCGCGCGGAGATCCCGCTCGCGGTGCAGGAGCAGCTCATCGTCGAGCTCTACAGCAAGTAA
- a CDS encoding DNA-directed RNA polymerase subunit alpha, whose translation MELDLSGLQMPNLPELPREGQIVLRPLERGFGHTMGNTMRRILLSSLRGSAVWAFRADGVLHEHQTIAGVVEDVHQVIRNLKALVLRMAEDTDEAVLELRATQGGAVTARAITPHPSVEVINLDHHILELQDDRDLRIELYVNKGRGFVLAELHPIPRGMPADLVRVDAVYNPVTRANFVVEETRVGQRTDFDRLVLEVETNGAIDVRSAVQYAARLAIEHLAFLAGGTPEWRMDRTWGEGSGMGAAVPAGRSPVPGKLQELLNRPIEDLTELSVRSRNSLQKENIHTVKDLVQRSEQQMLAIDNFGKKSLQEISDFLAGHGLRFGQELDQSDDGTLMWVVRDVNGGDATDTNRAGADGTEQG comes from the coding sequence GTGGAACTCGATCTTAGCGGCCTGCAGATGCCCAATCTGCCAGAGCTTCCGCGGGAAGGGCAGATCGTGCTTCGCCCGCTGGAGCGCGGCTTCGGGCACACGATGGGCAACACCATGCGGCGCATCCTGCTGTCGAGCCTGCGCGGCTCGGCGGTGTGGGCGTTCCGGGCGGACGGGGTGCTCCACGAGCACCAGACGATCGCCGGGGTGGTGGAAGACGTGCACCAGGTGATCCGCAACCTGAAGGCGCTGGTCCTGCGCATGGCGGAAGACACGGACGAGGCGGTGCTGGAGCTGCGCGCCACGCAGGGCGGCGCGGTGACGGCGCGGGCCATCACTCCGCACCCGTCGGTGGAGGTCATCAACCTGGACCACCACATCCTCGAGCTGCAGGACGACCGCGACCTGCGCATCGAGCTGTACGTGAACAAGGGGCGCGGCTTCGTGCTGGCCGAGCTCCACCCCATTCCGCGCGGCATGCCGGCGGACCTGGTGCGGGTGGACGCGGTGTACAACCCGGTGACGCGCGCCAACTTCGTGGTCGAGGAGACGCGCGTGGGCCAGCGCACCGACTTCGACCGCCTGGTTCTGGAGGTGGAGACCAACGGGGCGATCGACGTGCGGAGCGCCGTGCAGTACGCGGCCCGCCTGGCCATCGAGCACCTGGCCTTCCTGGCCGGGGGCACTCCGGAGTGGCGGATGGACCGCACCTGGGGCGAGGGGTCGGGGATGGGCGCGGCGGTTCCCGCCGGGCGCTCGCCGGTCCCCGGGAAGCTCCAGGAGCTCCTCAACCGCCCCATCGAAGACCTTACCGAGCTCTCCGTGCGCAGCCGCAACTCGCTGCAGAAGGAGAACATCCACACGGTCAAGGACCTGGTGCAGCGCAGCGAGCAGCAGATGCTGGCGATCGACAACTTCGGCAAGAAGTCGCTCCAGGAGATCAGCGACTTCCTGGCCGGCCACGGGCTGCGCTTCGGCCAGGAGCTGGACCAGTCCGACGACGGCACGCTGATGTGGGTCGTCCGCGACGTTAACGGCGGCGACGCCACCGACACGAACCGGGCCGGCGCCGACGGCACCGAGCAAGGATGA
- the rplQ gene encoding 50S ribosomal protein L17 has protein sequence MRHGSKGKQLGRTAEHRTATLRNMATSLFRHGRIQTTTAKAKELRPFAERLITLARRGDLHSIRQAGRQIQDREVLSQLFKEIGPRFAERNGGYTRVLKTGFRQGDGAETALIELVDRG, from the coding sequence ATGAGACACGGAAGCAAGGGGAAGCAGCTCGGGCGTACGGCGGAGCACCGTACGGCGACGCTGCGGAACATGGCCACCAGCCTGTTCCGCCACGGCCGCATTCAGACGACGACGGCGAAGGCGAAGGAGCTGCGCCCGTTCGCGGAGCGGCTGATCACGCTCGCGCGGCGGGGCGATCTGCACTCGATCCGCCAGGCGGGCCGGCAGATCCAGGACCGCGAGGTTCTGTCGCAGCTGTTCAAGGAGATCGGTCCGCGCTTCGCGGAGCGCAACGGTGGCTACACCCGCGTGCTCAAGACCGGCTTCCGCCAGGGCGACGGCGCCGAGACCGCGCTGATCGAGCTGGTGGATCGCGGCTGA
- the rpmB gene encoding 50S ribosomal protein L28, which yields MAFCAVCGKGPRSGNNVSHANNKTKRVWRPNLQPARIVTENGNKRVRVCTACISAGKIRKAG from the coding sequence ATGGCTTTCTGTGCCGTCTGCGGGAAGGGCCCGCGCAGCGGGAACAACGTCAGCCACGCGAACAACAAGACCAAGCGTGTCTGGCGGCCGAACCTCCAGCCCGCTCGCATCGTGACGGAGAACGGCAACAAGCGCGTGCGTGTCTGCACCGCGTGCATCTCCGCCGGCAAGATCCGCAAGGCGGGCTGA